The region CCAGGTAAAAACCTGAAGTTAATGCAATCAGGTTGTGAAAAAAGACAATTAGGGTTACCCACTCAAAATGCTTAATAAAATGGGTGAAATTGTTTGAAAAAGCTACCGCAATAAAGCCAATAAAAGCAAGTATAGAAAATGTTTTAATTGGCTTTATAATTTTTTGAGTAAACGCAGGGAAATACCGTGAAAACTGCAACCCTGCTATAAGTGGTATTCCCAGAATTATGAAAACCGTTATGAACATCTGAACAGGGTCTATGGTAAGGGGTTGCACAAGGTCAGAATGTTTCTCTGCATAATTTATAAACATGTTGCCGTAAAAAGCAAAGTTTATGGGGGTAAGTATAATGGCACCAAGACTTGAGATACCCGTCAGACTAACAGATAGTGCTGTATTTCCCTTTGCAAGGTGAGATATGAAGTTCGATATGTTACCCCCCGGACATGAGGCCACCATTATCATTCCAAGGGCGACGCCAACAGTTATGAAGTCGCTGATCAACATTGAAAACAAGAAGGTGAGGGCAGGCAACATTATAAATTGGGAGAAAAAACCGATAATGGCACTTTTGGGTTTTTTAAATACTTCCTTAAAATGGTGAGGCTTAATTTCCAGTGCTACGCCAAACATTACAAACGCCAATACCAGATTAAGCACAAATAGGCCCTGGCTGTTAAAATTCAACTCTAACTGATCAAGAAGTAAAAGTTCCTCATGCATAGTTTGTTACCTTTCCAAAAAGTTCATAAGCTTCAGCACCTGTAATCTTTATGTCATAAAAAGCCCCAACTTTAAGTAATTCGCCATTCTCAATTGTAATTTCTCCATCTACCTCAGGAGAATCAAATTCGCTTCTTCCATATCCCACACTATCCTCCTTCCGGTCGATAATTACACGTAAAGTTTGCCCAACCATTGCTGTATTTCGCTCAAGAGCAATTTCATGCTGTACCTCCATCAATTGTTCCAGGCGTTGTTCTTTGATTTCTTCAGGCACATCATCTTTTAAATGATCATAGGCATAGGTATATTTCTCATGCGAATAGGGAAAGGCACCCAACCGGTCGAATTTTTCTGTGCGGACAAATTCGAGTAATTGCTCAAAATCTTGTGTGGTTTCTCCGGGAAAACCCACCATCATGGTGGTTCGCAGGGCAATACCAGGTACCTTATTTTTTATATTTTGAATGAGTTGTGCTGTTTTTTGGCTGTTATGACCACGTTTCATTGCTTTGAGTACATTGTCTGAAATGTGTTGAACCGGTATGTCGAGGTAGCGGCAAACCTTTGGATTTGCTTGCATTTCATCAAATAAATCGTCAGGAATGCCAACAGGATAAGCATAATGCAACCTGATCCATTCGATTCCATCAATTTTAGAAAGCATTTGTACTAATGAGACAAGCGTAGTGTCTTGCTCCAGGTCCTGCCCATAGTAAGTCAGATCCTGGGCAATGAGTATAAGTTCTTTAACGCCTGTCTTTGCAAGAAACTCAGCTTCTTTTACAAGTTCTTTGGCGGGTACTGATTTATAGTTTCCGGTAATTACAGGAATGCTGCAAAAGGCGCATTTACGATGACAGCCTTCTGAAATTTTTAAATAGCTAAAATGGGACGGGGTAGAGATTACCCGCTCATGGTCATAATTCTTATAGTGTTTGCCCTGCAAGGCACTTAAAATGGCATTAAAGTCATATTTGCCGAACCAGCCATCAACTTCGGGGATCTCTTTTTTGAGTTGTTCCTTAAAAATTTGTGTTAAGCAACCAAAAACCCCTACAAAGCTTTCGGGATGCTTATTTTTTAGCGTAACAGCTTCAAGTATGGTATCAATAGATTCTTGTTGGGCGTCGTGTATAAATCCACACGTGTTAATTAATGTATAGTCGTGCAGCTCCGGATGATCGTATACAACGCTATAGCCATTGGCCTGTAATTGACGGGCCAGGTGTTCGCTATCAACAAGGTTTTTGGCACAACCCAGATTTATGATATTAACTTTCTTCAAATTACCATTAGTTGAGGATGAAACGGAGCAGTATTATTATTGTCTTTAGGAAAAAAGTGAATCTACAAACTCTGTTTTATTGAAAATTTGCAGGTCTTCTACTTTTTCGCCAATTCCAATGTATTTTACAGGCACCTGTAACTGGTCAGAAACACCAATTACAACGCCACCTTTTGCAGTGCCATCGAGTTTAGTTATGGCCATTGCTGTAATTTCAGTGGCTTTGGTAAATTGTTTGGCCTGTTCGAAAGCATTTTGACCTGTAGATCCATCCAAAATGAGCAATATCTCATGCGGTGCATCGGGGATTACTTTCTGCATCACACGTTTTATTTTAGAGAGTTCATTCATCAGGTTTACTTTATTGTGCAGACGGCCTGCAGTATCAATGATAACTACATCTGTATCCTGCTTTTGTGCAGAGGCTACCGTGTCGTAGGCTACGGAAGCAGGGTCGGAGCCCATTTTTTGTTTGATCAGTGGTACATCAACTCGTTGACTCCATATTTCCAATTGATCAATTGCAGCTGCGCGGAAAGTATCGGCAGCACCGATGATAACTTTCTTTCCATTCTCTTTGTATTTATGAGCCAGTTTACCAATGGTTGTGGTTTTTCCAACACCATTGACACCCACAATCATTATTACATAAGGTTTTTTGCCCTCAGGTAACTCCCAGGTGTTCTGGTCTTTATGCTCTGTCTCAGTAAGCAGACCCGTGATTTCTTCACGCAAAATCTGATTCAATTCAGTGGTGGAGGTATATTTGTCTTTTGAAACCCGCTTTTCTATGCGCTCGATAATTTTAAGGGTTGTATTTACTCCTACGTCAGATGTAATCAGAACTTCTTCCAGTTGGTCCAAAACATCATCGTCAACCTTTGATTTTCCAACCACAGCTCTCGACAGCTTCTGAAAAACACTCTGCTTTGTTTTAGATAAACCCTTATCGAGATTCTTTTTTTTATCTTTTGAAAATATTCCCATCTTCATTTGTCATTTAAGCCGTGCAATTTAGCAATATTTCCTATAAAAAAAAAGGCCTGTCAAATGCAGGCCTTTTGAGATATTGAATGTATTGTCGTTACTTTTTTGAGAAGAAATCTTTAACGTGTTCGTTATTCACAATTCCTTCTTTGAATTGATATGCACCACTTTTTGGTGATTTTACCATTTTAATAACTTTGGCAAATTCTTTTCCTGTCCCTGACTTAAGGGTTGCAACTACTTTCTTAGCCATATCTTATTATTTTATTTCTCTGTGTAAAGTTACTTTTTTGAGTACTGGGTTATACTTTTTTAACTCAATACGATTGGGTGTGTTCTTACGATTTTTAGTCGTAATATAGCGCGATGTACCCGGTTTTCCGCTATCTTTATGTTCAGTGCATTCTAAAATAACCTGCACACGATTTCCTTTCTTCTTTGCCATGACTGACCTCCCTCAATTAATATTTTGTAATGTATCCTTTTTCTTTTGCCTCATTCAACGCTGTTGCAAGGCCTTTTTTATTAATTACGCGCAGTCCGTTAGCAGAAACACGCAAAGTGATCCATCTTTTCTCTTCCGGATGAAAGAAGCGCTTTTTCAACAGGTTGGGATAGAATTTTCTCTTCGTTTTCGTATTAGAGTGCGAAATGTGGTGTCCAACCATTGGTCTTTTTCCTGTAATCTGACAAACTCTCGACATCTTTCTATTTTTTTAATTCTTTTTCTAAATCGGTGTGCAAATGTCATGATAATAAATGAATAAATCAAATATTTTTTCAAGAAATTAGCAATTTAAACTAAGAAAAGCACTTTTTTTAACTTTTTCTTAGCCAATCGATCATGTTGTACATGGCTACTGTAGCGGTTCTCTCCATGTTTACCATGCGATCGTGGGTGAAAAGAAAACTTTGTGCATATACTTCGCCCTCCAGGTAAAATCCTATCCAAACTGTACCTACCGGTTTTGTTTCGGTGCCGCCATCCGGGCCTGCAATTCCGGTAGTAGAGATTGCATAATTCGTATTAAACGCTTTAGCTGCTCCAATGGCCATTTCTTTAGCCACAGCTTCGCTTACAGCACCATGTTTTTCAAGTGTTGCAGAATTCACACCGAGTTGCTTTTCTTTAGCCTCATTGCTATAGGCAGTAATTCCGCCTTTTAAGTACGCTGAAGCCCCTGCCACGGAGGTTATTCTGTGGCCTAGCAAACCGCCGGTACAACTTTCTGCCACCGATATTGTTTTGTTGTTGTCTTTTAATATTTTACCCAGAGTAAATTCAACCTTTTCTTTGCCTTCTGCTATAATTTGGGAACCCAGAATTTCGTATAGTTTTTTTGCCTGTACATTTATATTATGTGTATGATTCACCTGGTCTTTCAATCTGAGTCTTATAACACCTGGTGAGGGCAGATAGGCAAGCTCAAGTGATTCAGGCAGATCGTTTTCCCACTGTTCAAGTTTGTTTGCCAGTTCACTTTCGGGATATCCAACTACGTGAAAAGTTCGATAGGCATGTGCTTCCAGTACAAAATGTTTGTGCAGTTCTGCCATAACTTTATGTTCAAACACGTGTTTCATTTCAAAGGGTACGCCGGGCATTGAAACAATGAGCGTACCTGATTTATTAAACATTTGAATGGGGGCTGTGCCAATAGGGTTACGTAGGACCGTTGCTTTATCAGATACCAGGGCCTGAGCTTTATTATTCTCTATCAGTTTTAAATACCCTCTTTTTTTTACAATAAAAGCTTTTATATCATCAAGTACCGATTCATTTAATACCATTTCTCCATTGAAATACGCATTTAGTGCAAATTTTGTGCGGTCATCATTTGTGGGACCAAGCCCGCCTGTTAATAAAACCAAATCAGTTGTGGCTATTGCATCATCAAGTGTTTGCTGTATATGTTCGGGTTGGTCGCTAATGCTTCTTATTTCCTTTACTTCAAACCCTGCATGAAAAAGGTAGTCTGCCAACCATGCCGAATTACTGTCTACAATCTGTCCAATGAGTATCTCGTCGCCAATGGTGATAATAGATGCTGAGTATTGAGCCATGAGTTATCGTTTAATTTTAAGTATACGCCTGCGAAATGTGCTTGGGCGATTTACGGGGAAAACGCCATATTGTGCATTTCTTATATCTTCCACCGTGTAGAATGCAGAGGGGTTGTATTGCTGAATAATGCTTTGCACCTGTTGCAGCTTTTTTCTTTTTAAGATAATGTAGATAACATTTACTTTTGAAAATTTACCTTTAGCATCAATTTCAGTCACACCATAACCTTCTTTATAGAGTGCACTGACTAACGCTGTAGTGTCTTTTTGCGTAATAATCCGAAATACAAGGGTTCCAATGGCCAGTCGCTCTTCGAGGAGCATCCCGATATAATTACCTGCGGCAAAGCCACCGGCGTATGCAATGTAACACACCCAGTTATCGAGGTTTTGCAGAATCTCGCCCATGGCCAGAATCCAAATAAGCACCTCAAAGAAGCCCAACAACGGGGCCAGAACACGGTTTCCG is a window of Salinivirga cyanobacteriivorans DNA encoding:
- a CDS encoding bile acid:sodium symporter family protein: MHEELLLLDQLELNFNSQGLFVLNLVLAFVMFGVALEIKPHHFKEVFKKPKSAIIGFFSQFIMLPALTFLFSMLISDFITVGVALGMIMVASCPGGNISNFISHLAKGNTALSVSLTGISSLGAIILTPINFAFYGNMFINYAEKHSDLVQPLTIDPVQMFITVFIILGIPLIAGLQFSRYFPAFTQKIIKPIKTFSILAFIGFIAVAFSNNFTHFIKHFEWVTLIVFFHNLIALTSGFYLAKFTGLKQINWRTVSIETGIQNSGLALVLIFNPKIFPPELEVGAMAYIAAWWGIWHIIAGLTMAYFWRKTPISFNSQ
- the rimO gene encoding 30S ribosomal protein S12 methylthiotransferase RimO, translated to MKKVNIINLGCAKNLVDSEHLARQLQANGYSVVYDHPELHDYTLINTCGFIHDAQQESIDTILEAVTLKNKHPESFVGVFGCLTQIFKEQLKKEIPEVDGWFGKYDFNAILSALQGKHYKNYDHERVISTPSHFSYLKISEGCHRKCAFCSIPVITGNYKSVPAKELVKEAEFLAKTGVKELILIAQDLTYYGQDLEQDTTLVSLVQMLSKIDGIEWIRLHYAYPVGIPDDLFDEMQANPKVCRYLDIPVQHISDNVLKAMKRGHNSQKTAQLIQNIKNKVPGIALRTTMMVGFPGETTQDFEQLLEFVRTEKFDRLGAFPYSHEKYTYAYDHLKDDVPEEIKEQRLEQLMEVQHEIALERNTAMVGQTLRVIIDRKEDSVGYGRSEFDSPEVDGEITIENGELLKVGAFYDIKITGAEAYELFGKVTNYA
- the ftsY gene encoding signal recognition particle-docking protein FtsY, translated to MGIFSKDKKKNLDKGLSKTKQSVFQKLSRAVVGKSKVDDDVLDQLEEVLITSDVGVNTTLKIIERIEKRVSKDKYTSTTELNQILREEITGLLTETEHKDQNTWELPEGKKPYVIMIVGVNGVGKTTTIGKLAHKYKENGKKVIIGAADTFRAAAIDQLEIWSQRVDVPLIKQKMGSDPASVAYDTVASAQKQDTDVVIIDTAGRLHNKVNLMNELSKIKRVMQKVIPDAPHEILLILDGSTGQNAFEQAKQFTKATEITAMAITKLDGTAKGGVVIGVSDQLQVPVKYIGIGEKVEDLQIFNKTEFVDSLFS
- a CDS encoding DUF4295 domain-containing protein, which gives rise to MAKKVVATLKSGTGKEFAKVIKMVKSPKSGAYQFKEGIVNNEHVKDFFSKK
- the rpmG gene encoding 50S ribosomal protein L33; this translates as MAKKKGNRVQVILECTEHKDSGKPGTSRYITTKNRKNTPNRIELKKYNPVLKKVTLHREIK
- the rpmB gene encoding 50S ribosomal protein L28, with amino-acid sequence MSRVCQITGKRPMVGHHISHSNTKTKRKFYPNLLKKRFFHPEEKRWITLRVSANGLRVINKKGLATALNEAKEKGYITKY
- a CDS encoding CinA family nicotinamide mononucleotide deamidase-related protein, with the translated sequence MAQYSASIITIGDEILIGQIVDSNSAWLADYLFHAGFEVKEIRSISDQPEHIQQTLDDAIATTDLVLLTGGLGPTNDDRTKFALNAYFNGEMVLNESVLDDIKAFIVKKRGYLKLIENNKAQALVSDKATVLRNPIGTAPIQMFNKSGTLIVSMPGVPFEMKHVFEHKVMAELHKHFVLEAHAYRTFHVVGYPESELANKLEQWENDLPESLELAYLPSPGVIRLRLKDQVNHTHNINVQAKKLYEILGSQIIAEGKEKVEFTLGKILKDNNKTISVAESCTGGLLGHRITSVAGASAYLKGGITAYSNEAKEKQLGVNSATLEKHGAVSEAVAKEMAIGAAKAFNTNYAISTTGIAGPDGGTETKPVGTVWIGFYLEGEVYAQSFLFTHDRMVNMERTATVAMYNMIDWLRKS
- a CDS encoding DUF2179 domain-containing protein, with the translated sequence MEWYTYVILPALIFVARILDVSIGTIRIIIVSRGNRVLAPLLGFFEVLIWILAMGEILQNLDNWVCYIAYAGGFAAGNYIGMLLEERLAIGTLVFRIITQKDTTALVSALYKEGYGVTEIDAKGKFSKVNVIYIILKRKKLQQVQSIIQQYNPSAFYTVEDIRNAQYGVFPVNRPSTFRRRILKIKR